From Gammaproteobacteria bacterium:
CACCGGCAAGGCCCATCACCAGCAGGGCCAGCTTTACCTGACTGCCGAGCTTCGCGACATGGCCAGCGGTGAAACCCTGTGGACCTCGTCCTACGAGCGGCCAGTGGGCGACGTCGGTGATGTCGAAGACGACATCCTCCGCAACGTGGTCAAGGCGCTCGGCGTGTCGGCGGCAGATGCCGACAAGCTGACCGTGCAAAAGGGCTGGACCGACAATATCGATGCCTATGGCTATTACCTGCGTGGCCTGAGTTACTTCCGCAAGTATGCGGTCGAGAACATCCGCAAGGCGCTGGAGATGTTCCAGAGCGCCCTGAAGGAAGACCCGCAGTTCGCCAGGGCCTGGGCGCGGCTGGCCGAATGCCACGCCAAGTATTTCATGTACCACGATGCCGGCAACAAGCGGCACATCGAGTCCGCATTGAAGGCGAGTACGAAGGCTGTCGAGCTGGCGCCGGATTTTTCCCGCGCCTTTACCGCGCTCGGCGTGGCGCGCCTGATGGACAAGAACTACATGGATGCGGAAGCCGCCTTCGACAAGGCCGTGACGCTCAATCCGCGAATGTTCGATGCCTGGTTCTGGCATGCGCGCGCCTGCTTCCAGCAGGGTCGTCTCGACAAGGCCATCGAATTGTTCGAAAAGGCGGCCGAGGTGCAGCCGGACGATTACCAGACGCCTTTGTTGCTGCGCCAGGCCTATCTTTCCAAGGGTGACATGGAAAGCGCGCAGAGGGTGGCAAAGCGCGGTATCGAGCTGGCACAGGAACACCTCAAGCTGAATCGCAAGGATGCGCGCGCCATCTACCTGGCCTGCGGCTCGATGATCCAGCTGGGCCAGTACGGCCAGGCGCTGGAATGGGCGGAGCGGGCGCTGGCGATCAATCCCGAGGACCCGATGATCAATTACAACGTTGCCTGCTGCTATGCGCAGGCAGGCGAGGCCGACAAGGCGATGGACTGCCTGGAACGCGCCAAGGGTTCGGGCATGGTCAGCGCCGGCTGGATCCGCAATGATTCGGACCTGTTCTCGCTGCACGACCATCCTCGCTACAAGGCGCTGGTCGAGGAACTGAAGGCCGCGGGTACCTGAGGTGCGGGGTGCGCCTGATGTTGGTAGGCTCGACCGTGATTGCACGCAAACAGGACAGGAGCAGGAATGAGCTGGAAGATGCTGTCGGAGCCGAATGGCAACTGGGTGGAACTTGTTGTCGAGGGCGAGGTGATGGACAGCGAGCTCAAGGCGTCCACCGACGCTTCGCTGGAACAGGTCAAGGCCAGGGGCTGCAGCAATGTCCTGATCGATTGCCGTGACGTGAAGGTGCCGCCGCCGGCCACCGCCATCCAGAAGCTGCCGGACTACTACGACACCATCGGTGTTCCCGCCGACATCCGCATTGCCATGGTCCTGTCAGGACGTCCCTCGGGCGCCGAGCTGGCGAGCTACTACCGCATGTCTGCCAAGATGAAGCATTACAACGTGCAGTTGTTCGAGACCTACGAGGATGCCGCTCGCTGGCTGGAAAGCTGAGGCAGCATCCCTGCCGCCCCGGGGTCGTTCAGCGGGTTGCCTTCAATGGTCGTTCCGGAAAATGTTGATCACGAGCAGCAGCGTGGCCACTGCGGTCATGACGGCGAAAATGCCTATCACCGGGCCCGCCGCCGCATTGCCGTGCAGCATCATCGACAGGGCGATCATCTGCGGTGGCAGCGAGATGTTCGTCAGCCAGAAGTGCCAGACGGCCAGTTTGCTCTCGCGCACCTTGTCGTAGTGAAAGTACAGCAGGCCATAAAGGGCCATGCATACCCAGCCCAGCAAGTTGATGTGCACGTGTACCGGCCGCTCGATGAAGTTGACCGTCACGCTCATGTAGATGCCCAGCAACACCCCTATGAAGAAATACACCACTGCGATCCGGATGAACCATCTCGGAATCCACGCATTGCCCTGATGTTCGCTCATGTTCGCTACGCCTTGTCGGCAGGACCGGGAAGGGTCATCACTCCAGGCGCCGGTCCCGTGCCGGCGCCTCGGTGAAGTCTAGTTGGTCCAGCGGCAAACGCAGGGCTTATTCGCTGCTGTCGCTGCCATCCAGCTCAGCCGTGCGCTCGGGTCCGATGCCCAGCAATTCGATATCGAACACCAGCAGGCCGCTCGGGGCTCCCGGGCGGGGATTGTTGCCATAAGCCAGCTCGGCGGGAATCCAGAAGCGGTAACGATCACCCACGTTCATCAGCGGGATGCCTTCCTGCCAGCCCTTGATCAGGCGGCCCAGCGGAAAGGTGGTCGGTTCGCCGCGCATGACGGAGGAATCGAACATCTTGCCGTCGGTCGTCCAGCCCGTGTAATGCACGGTGACTTCGTCGGCCAGGGTGGGAGAATTGTCGTTGCCACTTTCTTCCAGCACCAGGTAGGCCAGGCCGGATTCGGTGACGGTCGCTGTTGACGGAATCGAGGCAACGCTGTCGGGCGCAGGCAGCGGGTTCTTGCCACCGATGACCCGCAGGTCGACCACCATGTCTTCCTTGGGCGCGCCCGGGATGCCGTCGGCAATCAGGTCGGCGCGGATGTAGTAGCGACGGTCTTCGCCGACCGGCGCGTTGGCGATGGCCTCGGCCAGCCCCGGCGCCATCTGGCGGATGGCGGAGTAGGGCAGCACGTAGTTGCCGTCCTTCTCCGACGACATCACCTCGACGCCACCCTGCGTCCAGACGGTGGCATTGAATTCCACGTAGTCGTCGGTCACCGGCTCCTTGTCGCTCGGCTCGATGACCACGTAGCGAATGCCGTCGGCCAGTTCAGTGGTGTCGCTTGACGGAGCGTCGAGCAGGTCCGCCACCCTGGCCGCATGTTCCTCTGCTGGCGATGACGCGTTCTGCGTGGCAAACCAGGCGATGCCGGCCACGATGACCAGCGCGATGAAGGCGATGCCGAGTACCGGCGGGGTCTTGTTGGAATCGGTCATGCTGTGAATCTCCGGGACAAGTCTTGAACAGTGGCCGAGCATAAAACAAGGGCCCGGGCGATGCCGGGCCTTTGTTTTCGCGCGGAGCCGGTCTTACTGGCTCTCGGTGTCACCGCTGGCCATCCGGTCAGGGCCGAAGGTGCGGCCGAAGAAATCTCCGGCATTCCAGGTAGGCCGTTCATCGGCATTGGCAATGGCCAGGCCGATCAGGAAGTTCATGCCTGCAAAACGCGCAGCCGTCTTCCTGGCAAAGGGCAGCTCGGTGGAGTCCGAGGCCTGGTGGTAATGATTGAGCAGGAAGTCATCGGTCAGGGCGTCGCCATCGACATTCGGGTCGGCAGCCATGCGACCCGGGTCGATAGACAGCGCCGGCACGCCCTCGCGCACGAACGAATACTGGTCCGAGCGCACGAAGAAGCGCTCTTCCGGTGCAGGGTCGGGTGAAACGATGTAGCCAATGCGTTCGGCCTGGGCCGTCGCCAGCGGGCCGAGGCTCGAATTCTCGGCGCCGAACAGCACCACGTCCTTCTGCTCGAAGGTAAGGATCGGCATGTCGATATTCACGTTGGCAACGATGTCGTCCTTCGGCACGGTCGGGTAGGCGGCAAAGTGCTCCGAGCCCAGCAGGCCCATTTCCTCGGCGGTGATGAACAGGAACATCATCGAACGCCGCGGTGCCTCATCCAGCAAGGTCATGGTGCGCGCCAGCTCGAGAATCATCGAAACACCCAAAGCATTGTCAAAGGCGCTGTTCTTGATCAGGTCAGCCGGCTTGTCGCTGTCCTCGGCACTGACTTCTTCGCCTTCTTCAGGTTCCGGTGCCTTGTCATACACGCCCTGGCCATCGAGGTGGCCGCTGTAGATGACGTACTCGTCGGCCAGTTCCGGATCGCTGCCCGGCAGCATGGCGACGACGTTGTTGCTGACGAACTCGGACCGCTCCGAGTCGACTGCCATGTAGAGGCGGGCATCGAGCTCGCGGCTGGCATTTTCGCTGGCTTTCAATGCGGCGCCGAGTGCGTTGAAGGCCTCGTCATCCGACACGCCGAGCAGCGCCCTGCTGATTTCCGGTGCGACCACGCCACGGACCTGGATGGAAGGGTGGGACGTCGGTGCCGAGCCGTCCGGCGCCAGCCAGGTCGTTGACGGGCGCTGCGCCCAGCGGGCAAAGGCCTCGATGTCGTAGAGTTCGACCGTTTCCGGGTGGGCGACGTACAGGATGCCGATCGCACCCTTGTCGGCCGCAGTCTGGATCTTGACGCTGCGGCTGCCGAGGTGCGCCGACTCGCTGCCCGGCATGCCGTCGGGTCGGCCGGACATGATCACCACGATCTTGCCGTCGACATCCACGCCGGCGTAGTCATCGTGGCCGAGCTCCGGTGCCGAGATGCCCAGCCCCACGAACACCAGCGGAGCTTCCGCGACGCCGCTCACATGGGCGGAACTGCCGTACACCACGTAATCCTTGCCAAACTCGAGTTCGCGGGTTTCCCCTGCCTGCGTCAGCTTCATTGCGGCTGTTTCCGGCTTGATCAGGGTCTGGCGGAAGGTGACCGGCTGCATGTAGCCCTCGGTGCCGGCCGGCTCGAGTCCCATCAGTTCGAACTGGGCGGCGGTGTAGTTTGCCGCAATGTCGTATTGCTCGGTATTGGCTTCGCGGCCGCGCATCGGATCGGCAGACAGGAATGTCATGTGGGCGCGGATACGGTCCACGTCGATGGCCTTTGCCAGCGCCAGCGGATCGGTGCTCTTGTCGGCCTCGCCATCGGTGGCGGGCTGGCAGGCAGCCAGGCCAAGGGCGACCGACAGAACGGCCAGGCTGGCCAGCCAGTGGCGGTTGCGGGGGGGCATTGCGGCAGAGGTGTCAGTGTTCACGATCGCTCCTTGGGTTCGGGCCAGCCGCAGAAGGCGGCCGACTGGCGACGAGTCGGTATTGAACCTTGAAAATCAGCAGCTTGCACTGTGCAGCGCACGAAAAGCACGGCGGCTGCCAGCGGATTCATAGCATGCCAATAGTACGGACTCGTATCAAATCCCCGAAAAATGCGGTGATCAGGCGGCGATTGGCAGCGAATTGAAATTTGGCTTGGCCTGACAGCAGAGCGGCGGGTAGAGTGTCTGCCATGATTTTCAAAGCCGACAACTGGCGCTTCTTCTTCTCCTGGCTGCGTGCTCCGCGAAAGGTGGCTTCGGCCATTCCCAGCAGCCGGGCGTTGGGTCGGCGCATGGCGAGTGCCGTCGAGGTCGCTGCCGACGAGCTGGTGGTCGAACTGGGCGGCGGCACGGGCGCCATTACCGGCGAGCTGCTGGCTTCCGGCATCCCGGCAGAACGGCTGGTGGTTTTCGAGCAGAACGCGACCTTTGCCGATCTCCTGCGGGAGCGCTTCCCGGGCATTACCGTCCTGAATGACGATGCCCAGGTGCTGGCCGATGCCTTGCAGGCGGCCGGCCATAATCGTCCGGTCGGCAGCATTGTCTCCAGCCTGCCGCTGCTGACCCTGCCAATTGCCGTGCGCGATCGCATCCTGGGCCAGTGCCGTACGGTGCTGGTGCCGGAAGGCAGTTTCGTGCAGTTCACCTATGGCATCCGTTCGCCGGTACCGGAAGAGGTACAGGCAAAACTCGGCTTCTCGTCCGAACAGATCGGCTCTGTCTGGAGCAACCTGCCACCGGCCACCGTGTGGTGCTACCGTCCGCTGCAGGCGCTCGCCGCTACTGCTTGAAGCCCGGCCTTGCAGCCAGCCGCCAACTGCGGTTTCATCATTCCCATGAGCAATGCAACGTCCAATGCCCTGGTGACCCTGTCGCGCGACGAATCGCGCAGCGGCCTTGTCCGCCTGTTCTTCAAGGCGCTCGGCTGGCTGTTTTTCGGCTTTGGCCTGGTCGGCATCGTCCTGCCGATATTGCCGACCGCGCCGTTCCTGATCGTGTCGGTTGCCTGCTTTGCACGGGGCGATCGGCAGATGATGGAGCG
This genomic window contains:
- a CDS encoding M28 family peptidase; the protein is MNTDTSAAMPPRNRHWLASLAVLSVALGLAACQPATDGEADKSTDPLALAKAIDVDRIRAHMTFLSADPMRGREANTEQYDIAANYTAAQFELMGLEPAGTEGYMQPVTFRQTLIKPETAAMKLTQAGETRELEFGKDYVVYGSSAHVSGVAEAPLVFVGLGISAPELGHDDYAGVDVDGKIVVIMSGRPDGMPGSESAHLGSRSVKIQTAADKGAIGILYVAHPETVELYDIEAFARWAQRPSTTWLAPDGSAPTSHPSIQVRGVVAPEISRALLGVSDDEAFNALGAALKASENASRELDARLYMAVDSERSEFVSNNVVAMLPGSDPELADEYVIYSGHLDGQGVYDKAPEPEEGEEVSAEDSDKPADLIKNSAFDNALGVSMILELARTMTLLDEAPRRSMMFLFITAEEMGLLGSEHFAAYPTVPKDDIVANVNIDMPILTFEQKDVVLFGAENSSLGPLATAQAERIGYIVSPDPAPEERFFVRSDQYSFVREGVPALSIDPGRMAADPNVDGDALTDDFLLNHYHQASDSTELPFARKTAARFAGMNFLIGLAIANADERPTWNAGDFFGRTFGPDRMASGDTESQ
- a CDS encoding cytochrome-c oxidase, producing the protein MSEHQGNAWIPRWFIRIAVVYFFIGVLLGIYMSVTVNFIERPVHVHINLLGWVCMALYGLLYFHYDKVRESKLAVWHFWLTNISLPPQMIALSMMLHGNAAAGPVIGIFAVMTAVATLLLVINIFRNDH
- a CDS encoding tetratricopeptide repeat protein, yielding TGKAHHQQGQLYLTAELRDMASGETLWTSSYERPVGDVGDVEDDILRNVVKALGVSAADADKLTVQKGWTDNIDAYGYYLRGLSYFRKYAVENIRKALEMFQSALKEDPQFARAWARLAECHAKYFMYHDAGNKRHIESALKASTKAVELAPDFSRAFTALGVARLMDKNYMDAEAAFDKAVTLNPRMFDAWFWHARACFQQGRLDKAIELFEKAAEVQPDDYQTPLLLRQAYLSKGDMESAQRVAKRGIELAQEHLKLNRKDARAIYLACGSMIQLGQYGQALEWAERALAINPEDPMINYNVACCYAQAGEADKAMDCLERAKGSGMVSAGWIRNDSDLFSLHDHPRYKALVEELKAAGT
- a CDS encoding FKBP-type peptidyl-prolyl cis-trans isomerase gives rise to the protein MTDSNKTPPVLGIAFIALVIVAGIAWFATQNASSPAEEHAARVADLLDAPSSDTTELADGIRYVVIEPSDKEPVTDDYVEFNATVWTQGGVEVMSSEKDGNYVLPYSAIRQMAPGLAEAIANAPVGEDRRYYIRADLIADGIPGAPKEDMVVDLRVIGGKNPLPAPDSVASIPSTATVTESGLAYLVLEESGNDNSPTLADEVTVHYTGWTTDGKMFDSSVMRGEPTTFPLGRLIKGWQEGIPLMNVGDRYRFWIPAELAYGNNPRPGAPSGLLVFDIELLGIGPERTAELDGSDSSE
- a CDS encoding methyltransferase; the protein is MIFKADNWRFFFSWLRAPRKVASAIPSSRALGRRMASAVEVAADELVVELGGGTGAITGELLASGIPAERLVVFEQNATFADLLRERFPGITVLNDDAQVLADALQAAGHNRPVGSIVSSLPLLTLPIAVRDRILGQCRTVLVPEGSFVQFTYGIRSPVPEEVQAKLGFSSEQIGSVWSNLPPATVWCYRPLQALAATA